Within the Nitrosarchaeum sp. genome, the region GATTATCAAAAAAAATCAATGTTAATTCATCGGTAGTATACTCTAGAATTAAACGGTTGATAAAACGTAAATTAATTGAGCGTTTCACAATTGTCGTAAATGACACAGAACTTGGCTATAATGTGAAGGCATTAACTGGGATAAATATGGATACCAAAAAACGAGATCACATAATTGAAGAATTGTTTAAAATAGAAGGAGTTAGAGAAGTTGCCGAAGTTACAGGAAGATTTGATATTCTGGTAACTATGTATGCAAAATCATTAGATCAAATGCATAAGATGGTATCAGAAAAAATTGGACGTATTGAAGGAATACAGTCATCAGAATCATTTATAGAAATGAAGTCACGTTCAAAAGCAATGCCATATAAGTCATCAAAGGATAGCGACTAACATTGCAAAAGCAAAAATCTGAATCTCGTGTTGCAGTATATTATGAATTAACTAAACCAAAAATTTGGTATCTGTTAGTTTTTACAGCATTTGGAGCTACTTTAACAGCATCCAATATTTACGGAATTGAAATTTCTTTACCTACATGGGCATTGATGTTATTTTCTGTTGCTGCTGGATCTGCTGCAGCCAATACGCTAACTAACTATCATGATAGGGATATAGATGCAATTATGGAGAGAACAAAAAATAGACCTCTTCCTTCAAAAAGAATTCATCCAGCAGAGAAAGCAAGAAATTTTGGACTTGCATTAGCTGGAATCTCGCTTGTATTAGCATTCGGAATTTCATTTACAACAACTCTAGAACAAGGAATTTGGGCAACAGCCTTTATTGCATTTGGTTTGTTAAACAATATTCTTGTGTATTCATACATGTTAAAACGAAACTCTAGAACAAATATTATTTTAGGAGGTTTATGCGGTGGCTCTCCACCAATGATTGGTTGGGTAGCAGTAACTATGACAGATTTATGGACAATGGGGTTAGCAATGGCAGGCCTTGTATTTATTTGGATTCCAATGCATATTTGGGCTTTGACTTTACATTTCAAAGAAGATTACAATAAAGTTAATGTTCCAATGTTGACTGCTGTACAATCTGAAAAAACATCAGCGAGAGCAATAGCAGGATCAACTTTTGTTATGGTACTTTTTTCAATTGCACCATTCTTTTTAACAACAGAAAATGGAGAACCAATGGTAGGTCCAGTTTATCTTTGGACTGCCATAGCTTCAGGCGCTTTAATGATAATATTATCAGCATGGGTAATTGCAAAACCAATGGAAAAAGCATCATGGACTTTGTTTAAGTTTTCTAGTCCATATCTGGCAGTTTTGTTTATTGCACTAATGGTAGATTCAGCATTATAAAATACTGTTATTGATATCTAAACTATTTAGCTCTTTTGTAATTTCAGAATGAGATTCAACAAGTAATTCAATTTCATGTTGTAATTTAGATGAATTCCAGTTAGATTTAATCAACGTAGTTAATTTTGTAACAATACTCCATTGAAGATTATTTTGTTGATCAATTAACTCAAGAAATCTTTTCCCTTTCTCATCTTCGGACATAATTTTTTGATATCATACAATCATAAAAAGTTAACATGAATATCTTGATATTAAATGAACACAATTCATTTTTTAAAAATAAATTTACAATTATGCTTCAATGATAATTATATAATTTTATTAGTGAATATGAGCAATGGAGGATATTGAAATGCAGCATAACAGAATGTAAGAGTAAAGCTGAACAATCAATCAGAATAGGATTAAGAGAAACCAGAAACTTGTGTAAATATCACTATAATTTATTCAAAAATAGGGACGAAAAACACTCACCAAACTTTAGCAAGGCATCAGAATTTAAAGAAAAAACAAACTAGGTATAATTTCCACGTTATAAAATAATTGAAAACTTTAACATCTACTATTTTTAATATATTTTATGGCTACAAACAAAAAAACTAAATCAAAAAATAAACCAGTAAAAAAAGCAACTTCTAAACCAATTAAACAAACAAAAACTAAATCAAATAAACCAGAATTTGAAAAAGCCTGGAAAGAATACAATTCAGCATTAAGTGTATGGAAAGAATCACTTGCCCAATGGCAAAAAGCTACAAACGATACATTGATGACATATCATGATGCCTGCCAAAGAGCATTAGAGTCAGATACAGAATTATTAAAAAAAGTTAGTTCTAGTTGGGAAAATACTTGGCAAGAAATTGGTCCAGAATACATTAAGCAACAAACCAAAATGATTGAAAATATTTTTAAAGAAACAAATATTGAGTCAATTAAAAAATTCAATGAGCAATGGGAAAAATTTCTAAAAACATCTGGAGATGACTCAATTAAAGCGTATCAAGAAGCCATAAAACAATTCAATCAAGCTTGGCAAAATACCCATACATAATTTTAAAATTTTTTAATTCAAATTAATTATTTTTTTATTATTTCATTAATGTAATTTCATTTGAAAAATAAATGATATCTAGCACATCATTTAGATTAAATGGTTTTACAAGAAATGCAAGTACTCCTAGCTTAGTGCATTCATTAAAAATATCCTGATCATCATTTCCAGTAATTACAATAATTTTTGAAGAATGATCTTGAGATCGAATTTTTTTTAGAACACTTAACCCATCAAGGTTAGGCATTACTAGATCTAAGAAAATAAGTTCAGGTTTACTAGAATAATATTTTTCAATTGCTTCAATACCATCGCTGGCTTCAGATACAACAGTGTGATTATGAGCTAAAAGAAAATCTTTAAGAAGTGAACGTGATTCCTCAGAATCATCAACTATCATGACTCTAGTCATACATTATAGATAGTATTGATGAATTTAGGGGCATGAGTGTATGAGATAATGACTTACACATATGATAGCCACAAAAAATAGGATTATAATTGGTCTAATTGAATTTGAGTGTAAATGGAGATTTCAATAGAACCTTGGAAAAAATTGGTAATTCATGAGGTTATTGAATATAAATTTGATGACTGGGTAAAGCAAATAGCATTTAGTACCAGATCATCAGGAGGAGCAATACCAACAATGCAGTGGACAAATGGAATTGTTTTTTCTCCTGCTAATTTTCCAACAACAAATGTTACAGTTGAAGAACAATTAAAGGGAATACTTCATTGGTCATCAGTATCTTTTGCAATTAAAGAAAAATTTGAAAAACAGATAGTGATTGAAAACGCAACAATTAATCTTGTTGATGTTAGTGTAAATGAAATCTTTAAAGAACTTGCGCTAAATCTTAAAAAACAATCAAAATTTGCAGTTAATTCCGGCAAGATATAATGGATATAGAAAAAGAAATCAAAGAGTTAGAATCCGTTCTAAAAAAGATTAAACAATTTGAACCAGATCCATACTATGTAAATTATTATTTTAATTCATATCTTTTTTCAGTAAATAATACATATCATGGAATTTTTGAAGAGGCAAATAGAGATTTTGGATTATTCATTAATGAGTATACTAAAGATGCATTTTTAGAAAAAGCAAATAAAAAAAATGATCAAAAAGCACTTAGTTTTGGCATATGGTTTGAAAAAAAGTATGATGAATATCATCAAAGTGGTTATCCAAATTTTATTAAAAAATGCTGCAAGTTTCAAAATGACGGTAAAAGACTTCCGAAAGTCAAGATAATGATTAGTGCAAAGGAAAGATACATCAATGATCCTAATCAGGAAATTATATGTAATATGAAAGATGGAAAAATAGGATCAAAGGAGGAACTGCAGATAGAAATTAGAAGGCAATTACCAATATTTTTAGAAATAATTAATTACAAAAGAAATAATTTCAAAGAATCAATTATAAATAAAAATCAAGTTTATGTTTCAACATTTTTAGATATTGATGGAAATGAAAATGTAGATATTTTAGATGCATCTAAAATTTACATTTCTGTTTTGAAAAAGATTGTATTTGAGGCTAGAGAGAAAATTAAAGAATTAGCTAGATGGGCATAATTATTAAAGTCGCAGCGATAAAAATTTGTTAGATATTTTTCTGATAAATAAAATAGGATTAACTCTTAATTCAAAGGATTATTTGTATTTGGGCCACATAGTATTCCAAGTTTCTGCAAATTTTTTCATCATCTCGCCATAAGCTTTCATACTTTCCATCCCAGACGAATTTAGAGTTTGTTGCCAATTTTCTGCAACTTGTTTGAATGTAGATGCATTAGCTTCATTGAGTGATTTTTGCCAAGCTTCTCCAAATTCTTTGAAAGATTTTATTCCAGCTTCATTAAGTGATTTTTGCCAATTTTCACCAAATGCCTTCATAGTATCTACACTAGATTCTTTGGCTGCTTTTTCCCAAACCTCATTAAATTTGGCTTGCATTTCATTTGTTGCTTTTTGTATTTGTTCAAATACGGTTTTCCAATTTTCAAGAGATTTTGAATATTCTTGCCAAAGAGAATCCCAATGATTTGATTTTTCTTCAGAGGTCATAAACTATATTTGTCTTTGAGACACTTAAACTGTTCCCTAAAAATTATTTGCTAGATTTTTTACGATTTTTTAATCTCTCTTCCATTCTAATTTTCCCTTCTGCAAATTTTTGCCTATCTTCATCGGTTTTAAGTAAAAGTTTTGGAGCGTGGGTAGGTTTTCCATTTTTATCTAATGCAACAAAAGTTACAAAAGCTGTTCCAGTAATGGTCTTAATTCCAGTTACAATATCTTCTGCTTCTGCCTTTACTTCAATTTCCATTGATGAGTTATGAACATAATTTATTCTTGCATTTAATTTTAAAACATTACCAACAAAAACTGGTTTTATGAAATTTACACTATCCATACTCACAGTTACTGCATTTGATTGAGCATGT harbors:
- a CDS encoding heme o synthase, which gives rise to MQKQKSESRVAVYYELTKPKIWYLLVFTAFGATLTASNIYGIEISLPTWALMLFSVAAGSAAANTLTNYHDRDIDAIMERTKNRPLPSKRIHPAEKARNFGLALAGISLVLAFGISFTTTLEQGIWATAFIAFGLLNNILVYSYMLKRNSRTNIILGGLCGGSPPMIGWVAVTMTDLWTMGLAMAGLVFIWIPMHIWALTLHFKEDYNKVNVPMLTAVQSEKTSARAIAGSTFVMVLFSIAPFFLTTENGEPMVGPVYLWTAIASGALMIILSAWVIAKPMEKASWTLFKFSSPYLAVLFIALMVDSAL
- a CDS encoding acyl-CoA thioesterase yields the protein MQNNPKNVPKKEKSPEESSAHVIVRMFPSDANPAGNVFGGEILKHIDMVAGIVAQRHAQSNAVTVSMDSVNFIKPVFVGNVLKLNARINYVHNSSMEIEVKAEAEDIVTGIKTITGTAFVTFVALDKNGKPTHAPKLLLKTDEDRQKFAEGKIRMEERLKNRKKSSK
- a CDS encoding Lrp/AsnC family transcriptional regulator; the protein is MVKVDDLDLQILSELSNDASISIPRLSKKINVNSSVVYSRIKRLIKRKLIERFTIVVNDTELGYNVKALTGINMDTKKRDHIIEELFKIEGVREVAEVTGRFDILVTMYAKSLDQMHKMVSEKIGRIEGIQSSESFIEMKSRSKAMPYKSSKDSD
- a CDS encoding response regulator; this encodes MTRVMIVDDSEESRSLLKDFLLAHNHTVVSEASDGIEAIEKYYSSKPELIFLDLVMPNLDGLSVLKKIRSQDHSSKIIVITGNDDQDIFNECTKLGVLAFLVKPFNLNDVLDIIYFSNEITLMK